A genomic segment from Tuwongella immobilis encodes:
- a CDS encoding WD40 repeat domain-containing protein, whose protein sequence is MSVDDDFPEPAYHEERLVWADWLEEQGQAERAAEVRLQAKTALANGELSVLTGHTKRVRSVTFSPDGKRIVTGSSDRTAKIWDADTGRELHTLIGHADAVLSVAISPDGRWIVTSSFDYTAKVWDADTGRELFALTGHTNDVDRVIYSPDGRRIVTSSSDGTSKIWDADTGREIRTLTAHTDWECVMCVAFSPDSKRIVTDSSDTAVKVWDAVTGQEIQTLTGHTSAVLSVAFSPDGRRVVTGSYDSTARVWDIETGQEIRTHSGRRIVVYTVNRVTYSPDGKRIVTVSVDKTAKVWDADTGQEIRTLVLVHTGVVGSVVISPDGKRILTGSWDSTAKVWDTDTGREIRTLTGHTKSVNSIILSPDGKRIVTGSDDKTARIWRVE, encoded by the coding sequence GTGAGTGTGGACGATGACTTTCCGGAGCCGGCGTATCACGAAGAACGTCTGGTGTGGGCCGACTGGCTGGAAGAGCAAGGCCAAGCGGAGCGCGCCGCCGAAGTCCGCTTGCAGGCGAAGACAGCCCTCGCCAACGGCGAGCTTTCCGTGCTCACCGGGCACACGAAGAGGGTGAGGAGCGTGACATTTAGCCCGGATGGTAAGCGGATCGTGACGGGGAGCAGTGACAGAACCGCGAAGATCTGGGACGCCGACACAGGCCGGGAACTCCACACTCTCATTGGGCACGCAGACGCTGTGCTGAGCGTGGCAATCAGCCCAGATGGCAGGTGGATCGTCACAAGCAGCTTCGACTACACCGCGAAGGTGTGGGACGCCGACACAGGCCGGGAACTGTTCGCTCTCACCGGACACACGAACGATGTGGATCGCGTGATCTATAGCCCAGATGGCAGGCGGATCGTCACAAGCAGCTCTGACGGCACGTCGAAGATTTGGGACGCGGACACAGGCCGGGAAATTCGAACCCTCACCGCACACACGGACTGGGAATGCGTCATGTGTGTGGCATTCAGCCCTGACAGCAAGCGGATCGTCACTGACAGCTCTGACACGGCTGTAAAGGTATGGGACGCCGTCACGGGCCAGGAAATCCAAACCCTCACTGGGCACACGAGTGCTGTGCTGAGTGTGGCATTCAGCCCAGATGGCAGGCGGGTCGTCACCGGCAGCTACGACAGCACCGCGAGAGTGTGGGACATTGAAACGGGCCAGGAAATCCGAACCCACTCCGGGCGTCGAATTGTCGTGTATACCGTCAATCGGGTTACATACAGCCCAGATGGCAAGCGGATCGTCACCGTCAGTGTCGATAAGACCGCGAAGGTGTGGGACGCTGACACGGGCCAGGAAATCCGAACCCTCGTACTCGTGCACACGGGCGTGGTGGGGAGCGTGGTGATCAGCCCGGACGGCAAGCGGATCCTCACCGGCAGTTGGGACAGCACCGCGAAGGTCTGGGACACCGACACGGGCCGGGAAATCCGAACCCTCACTGGGCACACGAAATCGGTGAATAGCATCATATTGAGCCCGGATGGGAAGCGGATCGTCACGGGGAGCGATGACAAGACTGCGCGAATCTGGCGGGTGGAGTGA
- a CDS encoding bifunctional serine/threonine-protein kinase/formylglycine-generating enzyme family protein, protein MWSTLQTLMRYSIPVVIKAIEALCPAARPAVEVIWDIREIHLRNLEQKEREQIRQMLNLSTARMDALDELFALLGSRCSDLLQRMEQLETQGHDSSDEIARAVLKSPELQGAFDSFGQRFAMLEGRVDQLDVDVQRLDAQYASLEAFAKEQQSLQIELQRKIDNILSFQQAKQLQAAGRFVESEPILRELADAQTGSTAVAVALAVAQHENPSAFDTQLKRAKRLRPQDAQLAALASAATLAVTGQNTPAQRSPSDRPSPLQRMPTVGDTLDGWRLDARIGGGGWGLVFRASRNDTPKALKVMRPELVRERAFVDAFTDEVWKLLRVNHANVVRVERNGFCTAFQCHYFVMPLIDGVNLEQHLSQSGKPTPDKAMTWLMGLLDGLEAAHAQGLIHRDIKPQNVMIRPDSTPVLIDFGIAGLIDVPGHTQAIGKSSFFAPPELHSIGQADVRSDLFMLAATIFYALRYDQPIADRVYYRYESSLIHPIFVPAFDAALSPNPSKRPADVAEMRRLLTSTREEIARQERERQSALQRDAEARSRAEAEARRQAIERQRQEEELERQRQEQFRREQQPIGPESGTTASIGKLRLIVGLSILGFIAFVMNPPFPSVIKESPTVDQSPIVNESPITTVKGPPDGSKVKDVWTNSVGMSFAFIPSGEFLMGSPNGVGFDRERPQHRVRISQPFWLGVTPVTFGQFAKFVSETGYRTESETSGGGYGTIGGSWLKDPSITWRSPGFAQTDGHPVTVVSWNDAKRYVQWLNTKEDGEYSLPTEAQWEYACRAGTTTQYFFGDDESRLGEYAWFDGNSGNQTHPVGEKAPNPWGLRDILGNVFEWCEDWYGPYAAGATTDPKGASSGAGRVYRGGSWYYSAGLCRSGCRYNFGPAVRNNGLGFRVAMQVRLDKSSKKE, encoded by the coding sequence ATGTGGTCGACGCTGCAAACGCTGATGCGCTATTCGATTCCCGTTGTCATCAAGGCCATTGAGGCACTTTGTCCCGCTGCTCGGCCCGCTGTCGAGGTGATTTGGGATATCCGAGAAATCCACCTGCGCAATCTCGAGCAGAAGGAACGCGAGCAGATTCGTCAGATGCTGAATCTGTCTACCGCTCGCATGGACGCTCTGGATGAGTTGTTCGCACTGCTGGGATCCCGTTGCTCGGATTTGCTGCAGCGCATGGAACAGCTCGAAACCCAGGGGCACGACTCCAGCGATGAGATCGCCCGGGCGGTGTTGAAATCGCCCGAGCTGCAAGGAGCGTTCGATTCGTTCGGGCAGCGATTTGCGATGCTCGAAGGGCGTGTCGATCAGCTTGATGTGGATGTGCAACGGTTGGATGCACAATACGCCAGTCTGGAGGCGTTCGCCAAGGAGCAGCAGTCGTTGCAGATCGAGTTACAGCGGAAAATCGACAATATCCTTAGTTTCCAGCAGGCGAAACAACTTCAGGCAGCGGGGCGGTTTGTGGAGTCCGAGCCAATTCTGCGGGAACTGGCGGATGCGCAGACCGGCTCCACTGCGGTGGCGGTCGCCCTGGCGGTGGCCCAGCACGAGAATCCCAGTGCGTTCGATACCCAGTTGAAGCGGGCGAAGCGACTTCGTCCGCAGGATGCCCAGCTCGCCGCTCTGGCATCGGCAGCGACTTTGGCCGTCACGGGTCAGAATACACCGGCGCAACGTTCGCCGAGCGATCGTCCATCGCCGCTCCAGCGGATGCCGACGGTTGGCGACACCCTCGATGGCTGGCGGCTCGACGCGCGCATCGGTGGCGGCGGCTGGGGGCTCGTCTTCCGTGCCAGCCGCAACGACACCCCCAAGGCACTCAAGGTGATGCGACCGGAGTTGGTCCGCGAGCGAGCGTTCGTGGATGCCTTCACCGACGAGGTGTGGAAACTGCTCCGCGTCAATCATGCCAATGTGGTGCGTGTCGAACGCAACGGCTTCTGCACCGCGTTCCAGTGCCATTACTTCGTGATGCCGCTCATCGACGGTGTGAACCTGGAACAGCACCTGTCCCAATCCGGCAAGCCGACACCGGACAAGGCGATGACGTGGCTGATGGGGCTGCTCGACGGCCTGGAGGCGGCCCACGCTCAGGGGCTGATTCACCGCGACATCAAGCCGCAGAATGTCATGATCCGGCCCGACAGCACGCCGGTGCTGATCGATTTCGGCATCGCCGGGCTGATCGACGTGCCTGGGCACACGCAGGCGATCGGCAAATCGTCGTTCTTCGCCCCGCCGGAACTGCACAGCATCGGCCAGGCAGACGTGCGTTCGGACCTATTCATGCTCGCCGCGACGATCTTCTACGCTCTGCGCTACGACCAGCCCATCGCGGATCGGGTGTACTACCGCTACGAATCCTCGCTGATTCACCCGATTTTCGTCCCGGCGTTCGATGCAGCCCTTTCCCCGAATCCGAGTAAACGCCCCGCCGACGTTGCCGAGATGCGACGATTGCTGACATCGACCCGAGAGGAAATCGCTCGCCAGGAACGAGAACGCCAGTCGGCCCTCCAACGGGACGCCGAAGCCCGATCCCGTGCCGAAGCGGAAGCCCGGCGTCAAGCGATCGAGCGTCAACGCCAGGAAGAAGAACTTGAACGACAACGCCAAGAGCAATTCCGTCGAGAGCAACAACCAATCGGCCCGGAAAGCGGAACGACAGCCTCCATCGGCAAGCTGAGACTGATCGTAGGGTTGAGCATTCTCGGATTCATCGCCTTCGTGATGAATCCACCCTTCCCATCGGTGATCAAGGAGTCACCCACTGTCGATCAATCGCCGATTGTCAACGAATCGCCGATCACGACTGTCAAAGGGCCTCCAGATGGTTCAAAGGTTAAGGATGTGTGGACGAACAGCGTGGGGATGTCGTTCGCATTCATTCCATCGGGCGAGTTCCTGATGGGTTCGCCCAATGGTGTGGGCTTCGACCGCGAACGACCACAGCATCGGGTGCGGATCAGTCAGCCGTTTTGGTTGGGCGTGACGCCGGTCACATTTGGTCAATTTGCCAAGTTCGTGAGCGAAACGGGTTACCGCACCGAATCAGAAACAAGCGGTGGCGGATACGGTACCATTGGTGGCAGTTGGTTGAAGGATCCTTCGATCACATGGCGGTCTCCGGGATTCGCACAAACGGATGGACACCCCGTGACAGTGGTCAGTTGGAACGACGCAAAAAGATATGTGCAATGGTTGAATACAAAGGAGGATGGGGAATACAGTCTGCCGACGGAAGCGCAGTGGGAATATGCGTGTCGCGCGGGCACGACGACCCAATACTTTTTCGGCGACGATGAGAGTCGGCTCGGCGAGTATGCATGGTTTGATGGCAACTCGGGCAATCAGACGCACCCGGTGGGCGAAAAAGCGCCGAACCCATGGGGGCTGCGTGACATTCTTGGCAATGTTTTTGAATGGTGCGAGGACTGGTATGGTCCTTACGCAGCGGGTGCTACCACGGACCCCAAGGGTGCTAGCAGTGGCGCCGGCCGCGTGTACCGTGGCGGCTCGTGGTACTACTCCGCCGGCCTCTGCCGGTCCGGTTGCCGGTACAACTTCGGCCCGGCGGTCCGGAACAACGGCCTTGGTTTTCGCGTTGCCATGCAGGTTCGTCTGGACAAGTCGAGCAAGAAAGAGTGA
- a CDS encoding helix-turn-helix domain-containing protein, producing MAEQSPPSGFPSGSPSRWAAWLQQASEPFFLLNRKRRLRFVNAAMERMLGQASEQLLGINCSGRRTNEPLGHALRVPPEVVQGRVEIVRRALPNARVGPPWWEITFVPLSGNDGLLGILGRVQVIAPPPIPTASGKPRAFSEALMALRLQTAQQFSMDLLRGEGVAMQRLLAQVRLGMQTRTPIWLIGEPGSGKSTTARIIHHQGVTREGTFARIRPATLPNHLVASMLLGLGGLLNNPHLGCLLIDSPEHLSADVQHAILDWADDAPASAPRLILASGQSADLAVQSGGILPEFAARFAVLEISVPPLRSRIDELPRIVRSMLEAIQQTSDTPIPSISQEFNEILKAYSWPGNLRELREALTHAVRAANDPGQKSDGKLDASLLPRGILEVLRFARIPPRTVSNTSQPFLALDPILEQVERRMIILALKKTNGNRAAAAEMLGIWRTRLLRRIDALKIED from the coding sequence ATGGCCGAGCAGTCACCACCCAGTGGATTTCCGTCTGGCTCGCCATCCCGTTGGGCCGCTTGGCTCCAACAGGCAAGCGAGCCTTTTTTCTTGCTCAACCGCAAACGCCGACTCCGATTCGTCAACGCCGCCATGGAACGCATGCTCGGCCAAGCGAGCGAACAACTTCTCGGCATCAATTGTTCTGGCCGTCGCACCAACGAACCACTCGGCCATGCGCTGCGTGTCCCGCCGGAAGTGGTCCAGGGGCGAGTCGAAATCGTGCGACGCGCCCTGCCCAATGCGCGAGTGGGCCCCCCGTGGTGGGAAATCACCTTCGTCCCACTGTCAGGCAATGACGGCCTCCTCGGAATCCTCGGCCGCGTGCAGGTCATCGCGCCGCCACCGATCCCCACCGCCAGCGGCAAACCGCGTGCATTCTCCGAGGCATTGATGGCCCTGCGATTGCAAACCGCCCAGCAATTTTCGATGGATCTCCTTCGTGGGGAGGGAGTTGCGATGCAGCGGTTGCTCGCTCAAGTGCGATTGGGCATGCAGACACGCACCCCCATCTGGCTCATCGGCGAACCGGGAAGCGGCAAATCCACCACCGCACGCATCATCCACCATCAAGGCGTGACCCGCGAAGGCACCTTCGCCCGAATCCGCCCCGCCACCCTGCCCAACCACCTCGTCGCCAGCATGCTGTTGGGGTTGGGCGGCCTGCTGAATAATCCGCACCTCGGCTGCTTACTCATCGATTCGCCCGAACATCTGAGTGCGGATGTGCAACACGCCATTCTCGATTGGGCCGACGATGCGCCTGCTTCCGCACCGCGATTGATTCTCGCCAGCGGTCAATCCGCCGACCTGGCCGTTCAGTCTGGCGGAATTCTCCCCGAATTCGCTGCCCGATTCGCGGTGTTAGAAATTTCCGTTCCGCCGCTTCGCAGCCGGATCGATGAACTCCCCCGCATCGTCCGCAGCATGCTCGAAGCGATCCAGCAAACATCGGATACGCCGATTCCGTCGATCAGCCAAGAATTCAACGAGATTCTGAAAGCGTATTCCTGGCCCGGAAACCTCCGCGAACTGCGCGAGGCACTCACGCACGCCGTCCGAGCCGCCAACGACCCTGGCCAAAAGTCGGACGGGAAACTCGACGCCAGCCTACTCCCTCGCGGCATCCTCGAAGTGTTACGCTTCGCCCGCATCCCCCCACGCACCGTCAGCAACACCAGCCAACCCTTTCTGGCCCTCGATCCGATTCTCGAACAAGTCGAACGGCGCATGATTATTCTTGCGCTGAAAAAGACCAACGGCAACCGCGCGGCCGCCGCCGAGATGCTGGGCATCTGGCGCACCCGACTCCTCCGCCGCATCGACGCCCTGAAAATCGAGGACTAA
- a CDS encoding DUF6677 family protein: MSPSPMGPPPPPSVPNDTLSQAIATHVEAASSTPPVLSTTPGSTPATATAPVFDPVAGLLSYLIPGLGQIAQGRVSKGLLFFGCLWTLFFYGQALGQWANVYIPDTVAPNKAGSNLDRLMTDVYNRPHFLGQFWIGIAAWPAIYQYYEYDDNADAHPTLGTFQRAPRQTEINNMQRDANKRWDLGWVYTVIAGVLNILVIYDACAGPAVRPGTARKTTAAPDSTPTIKEQA, from the coding sequence ATGTCTCCCTCACCCATGGGGCCACCACCCCCGCCGAGCGTTCCCAACGACACGCTCTCCCAGGCGATTGCCACTCACGTGGAGGCCGCCTCGTCAACGCCCCCGGTCCTATCGACAACACCGGGCAGCACTCCCGCCACGGCGACCGCTCCGGTCTTCGATCCAGTGGCTGGCCTGTTGAGTTACCTGATTCCCGGACTTGGCCAAATTGCGCAAGGCCGAGTGAGCAAAGGACTTCTGTTCTTCGGATGCCTTTGGACGTTGTTCTTCTACGGCCAAGCGCTCGGCCAATGGGCCAACGTGTACATTCCGGATACGGTGGCTCCGAACAAAGCCGGTAGCAATCTCGATCGCTTGATGACGGATGTGTACAATCGCCCGCATTTCTTGGGGCAGTTTTGGATTGGCATCGCCGCGTGGCCAGCGATCTATCAATACTATGAATATGACGACAATGCCGATGCCCATCCCACGTTGGGAACTTTCCAACGGGCACCGCGTCAGACCGAAATCAATAACATGCAACGGGATGCGAACAAACGCTGGGATCTCGGCTGGGTCTACACGGTGATTGCTGGCGTGCTGAACATCTTGGTCATCTACGATGCCTGCGCTGGGCCTGCGGTTCGCCCCGGAACGGCTCGCAAAACCACCGCCGCGCCCGATTCCACTCCGACGATCAAGGAGCAGGCATGA
- a CDS encoding RsmE family RNA methyltransferase: MADRFYTNSPLQLGDFQLLGPEAHHLAAVCRHQVGDLVSLFNGDGAEYHATILGVSKKSVSLVIDAIETPLREVRRPVWVAAPLPKGDRADFLIEKLTEQGVTDFVPLRTARSIVEPREQKLDRLRRHSIEACKQCGRNRLMTIHELTDWATFVRLSSLPDLRMIAHPYGDRLMQLAEVSEIEWLSGAVIALGPEGGFTEPEATEALAAQWRGVSLGPRIQRIETAALTVAAWLTQLADQ; the protein is encoded by the coding sequence ATGGCCGATCGATTTTATACCAACTCGCCGTTGCAGCTTGGAGATTTTCAACTGCTCGGCCCCGAAGCCCATCACCTGGCTGCCGTTTGTCGGCATCAGGTGGGCGACCTCGTGTCGCTGTTCAACGGCGATGGTGCGGAATACCATGCCACGATTCTTGGTGTCAGCAAAAAATCGGTCTCGTTGGTGATTGACGCCATCGAGACCCCGTTGCGAGAGGTCCGGCGTCCCGTCTGGGTTGCGGCTCCGTTGCCCAAGGGGGACCGCGCGGATTTTCTCATCGAAAAGCTGACGGAGCAAGGGGTTACGGATTTTGTCCCCCTGCGGACGGCGCGAAGCATCGTTGAGCCACGCGAACAGAAATTGGATCGCTTACGCCGTCACTCGATTGAAGCATGCAAACAATGTGGCCGCAATCGTCTCATGACGATTCATGAATTGACCGATTGGGCCACGTTCGTGCGACTTTCGAGCTTGCCCGACTTGCGAATGATCGCGCATCCGTATGGCGATCGATTGATGCAGCTTGCGGAAGTCTCGGAAATCGAATGGTTGTCTGGGGCCGTGATTGCGTTGGGGCCGGAGGGGGGATTTACCGAACCCGAAGCCACAGAAGCACTTGCAGCGCAATGGCGGGGCGTCTCGTTGGGGCCGCGGATTCAACGAATCGAAACCGCGGCGTTGACGGTGGCAGCGTGGTTGACCCAATTGGCGGATCAATAA